One Hordeum vulgare subsp. vulgare chromosome 4H, MorexV3_pseudomolecules_assembly, whole genome shotgun sequence DNA window includes the following coding sequences:
- the LOC123447788 gene encoding serpin-Z4, which translates to MATTLATDVRLSIAHQTRFALRLASAISSNPERAAGNVAFSPLSLHVALSLITAGAGGATRDQLVAILGDGGAGDAKELNALAEQVVQFVLANESSTGGPRIAFANGIFVDASLSLKPSFEELAVCQYKAKTQSVDFQHKTLEAVGQVNSWVEQVTTGLIKQILPPGSVDNTTKLVLGNALYFKGAWDQKFDESNTKCDSFHLLDGSSIQTQFMSSTKKQYISSSDNLKVLKLPYAKGHDKRQFSMYILLPGAQDGLWSLAKRLSTEPEFIENHIPKQTVEVGRFQLPKFKISYQFEASSLLRALGLQLPFSEEADLSEMVDSSQGLEISHVFHKSFVEVNEEGTEAGAATVAMGVAMSMPLKVDLVDFVANHPFLFLIREDIAGVVVFVGHVTNPLISA; encoded by the exons ATGGCAACCACCCTCGCCACCGACGTCCGTCTCTCCATCGCACACCAGACCCGCTTCGCCCTCCGCCTCGCTTCCGCCATCTCCTCCAACCCCGAGCGTGCTGCCGGCAATGTCGCCTTCTCTCCGCTCTCCCTGCACGTCGCACTCAGTCTCATCACCGCTGGCGCGGGCGGCGCCACCCGTGACCAGCTCGTCGCCATACTCGGAGATGGGGGTGCAGGTGACGCCAAGGAACTGAACGCGCTCGCGGAGCAGGTGGTGCAATTTGTGCTCGCCAATGAGTCCAGCACCGGTGGCCCGCGCATCGCCTTCGCCAACGGCATCTTTGTCGATGCGTCGCTCTCGCTCAAGCCTTCCTTCGAGGAGCTCGCTGTGTGCCAGTACAAGGCCAAGACACAGTCCGTGGATTTCCAGCATAAG ACTCTAGAAGCTGTTGGTCAAGTGAACTCATGGGTAGAGCAAGTCACCACAGGTCTCATCAAACAGATCCTTCCTCCAGGATCTGTTGACAATACTACAAAACTGGTCCTTGGTAATGCTCTTTATTTCAAAGGGGCCTGGGATCAAAAGTTTGATGAATCAAATACAAAATGTGACAGTTTCCACCTTCTTGACGGGAGCTCAATTCAAACACAATTCATGTCCAGTACAAAGAAGCAATACATTTCCTCTTCCGACAACTTGAAGGTACTTAAGCTTCCTTACGCGAAGGGTCATGACAAGAGGCAGTTTTCCATGTACATTCTTCTTCCTGGAGCACAAGATGGTCTCTGGAGTTTGGCCAAGCGGTTGAGCACTGAACCGGAGTTCATCGAGAACCATATCCCAAAGCAGACGGTTGAAGTTGGTCGGTTCCAGCTCCCCAAGTTCAAGATATCATATCAATTTGAAGCATCTAGCTTGCTCAGAGCTTTGGGTCTCCAATTGCCATTTAGCGAAGAGGCTGATCTGTCAGAGATGGTGGATTCTTCGCAAGGGCTGGAAATCTCACATGTCTTCCACAAGTCGTTTGTCGAAGTGAACGAAGAAGGAACTGAGGCTGGCGCAGCTACAGTTGCAATGGGCGTGGCCATGTCAATGCCCCTGAAGGTGGATTTGGTGGATTTTGTCGcgaatcaccctttcctcttccttATTCGGGAAGACATTGCCGGTGTGGTGGTCTTCGTAGGTCATGTGACCAATCCCCTCATATCTGCATAA